GCTTGTTTACAAATAGGGGATGTGGGTCAGACACTCCTATATACGACCAGCATAAGCAAAGCAGATGCGGGCACGGTGTATTCCCGACTACCCCAACCTACCACCAGTTGCGGCGTTTCATCCAAAAGGCCAGCCCCCCGCCAATCAGCAGCAGCCCCCCCCAAAAATACAACCGCCCGCCGGCCCACTGGTACTCGGTGAAGGCTTCGAAGTTGGTGCCGTAGATGCCGGCCCAGAGGGTCATGGGCAAAAACAGCACCGAGATTACCGTGAGGGCCTGTACCACCCGGTTGAGCCGGTTGTTCTGGGCCGAAAGGTGCACCTCCAGCACATTGGACAGCTCGTCCCGCGCCGCGTCGAGGCCCTCGTAGACCCGGCCCATGCGGTCGGTGAGGTCGCGGAACAGATAGGCCTCGGCGCCCAGCAAAGGCAGGCGCTCGAGGTGCAGCAAGGCCTCGCGGGCCTGCGAGACCAACCGCCGCACCCGCAGCACCTCCCGCCGGCCGGCAAACACCTTTCGGGGGGTCTCAGAGGTATTGTCGCCGTCCAGGGCCAGCTCCTCCAGATCTTCTACCCGGTCGGTGAGGGCATCGGTGTACTCAAAAAAGGTTTGTACCCCCTGGTCGAGCAGGCGCTGCCACAAGCGCAAGCAGGCACCCCCACGAAAGCTATTCCAGATTTGCTCGAGGTAGTCTACCGGCTCGTTGCGGTAGGTGAGCAATACCTGGGTCTCGGGAAAATAGAAGTACGAAACCCGCTCGGTACGGCTGTGGGCGTTGTGGGGGGTCTCGAGGGTACGAAAAATCAGAAAGAGGTGTTTGGGATACTCCTCAAAACGGCTCCAGTGGCCGATCTCCTGGGCATCGGCCAGGGCCAGGGGGTTGAGGGGGTAGTGTTTTTGAATTAAGGCGAGTTCCTCCGGGCTGGGGGTCTCCACATCCACCCAGACCTGGCTTTCCAACAGGCCACAGGCCGCGCCGTCGGAAAGTTGTTTGGCCCGAATCATGGTTTATAGCTTATCGCCTACGGTTCATAACTCCCAAAAACCACCGGCAGCCTGTTTAAGTGCTTTGAGTAATCCAGTCAAGGTAGCTCTTCAATCCTGTCTCGATTTTGAGAGCGATGATCTCGGGAACCTGGTACGGGTGCAGTTCTTTGATGCGGGCCTCCAGAGCCCCATAGTGCTCCTGTCGCGTTTTGATGAGGAGCAGCACCTCCGAGGTTTCCTCCATCTGGCCCTGCCAGCGGTAGATCGAGGTAAGGCCTGGGAGCAAATTAACGCACGCGGCCAACCCTTCGTGCACCACAGCCTGGGCAATGCGCCGGCCACTCTTTAGGTCGGGTACGGTACAAAAAACCGTCAGATACATACTCAGCTTACTGGATACCCAACGAGCTAATCGCCAGGCGGGCCGCCGCCAAGTCCCACAGGGCATGGCCCACACTTTTGAACAACACCCTACCGCCTGGCTTGGGCTGGTGTAAAGCCCTGGCCAAAGGCTGAACCTGGTTCCAATCCACCCCCGCTTGGAGCAGATCGCCCGCTTCGGCACGGGCCCCCTCGAGGGTATCCACATAAAGCGCTGCCTGCCGCACCACTTCCGGCCCCACCTCGGCCATCTCGGGCCGGTAGGCCCCCACCGCTGCGATAAAAGCCCGATCCGGGGCCCGCAGCAAAACCGGCGTGGGGCTGGTCGTAGCACAGACAATCAGGCTTGCTTCGTCCAGGGCAGGCTCGAGGCTCCCAACAGCCTGGCCCAGCATCCGGCGTTGACGGGCATACGAGGCCAGCGCCTCGGCATGTTCTCGGCTACGCGAATAGATGTACACCTTGTCGGTACCCAGCCCCTCCTGGAATGCTTCCAGGTGGCTTTTGCCCTGGGTACCCGCTCCAATGATGAGGAGCGGCCCCGAGGGGTTGGGGGCCAGTGTTTGAGCCGCCAGCAGCGATACCGCCGCAGTGCGGCGGGCCGTGACCACCGAACCCTCGAGCAAGGCCAGCCGCTCTCCACTGTCGGTACGCATAACCCAGACCTCGCCCCGCACGCTGGGGCGGGCGTGGGGGTGTACCGTTACCAGCTTGGTGATGGTGAGGGTGGGATCGGCTGCCGGCATCAACAGCAAGGTAGCCCCTCCCGGTAACGGCATCACCAGGCGTTCGGGTGCGCTAACCCGGCCCTGGGCATGGTCG
This genomic stretch from Meiothermus sp. harbors:
- a CDS encoding delta(1)-pyrroline-2-carboxylate reductase family protein; protein product: MRILSAEETAALLPYQALAATIAQVLADHAQGRVSAPERLVMPLPGGATLLLMPAADPTLTITKLVTVHPHARPSVRGEVWVMRTDSGERLALLEGSVVTARRTAAVSLLAAQTLAPNPSGPLLIIGAGTQGKSHLEAFQEGLGTDKVYIYSRSREHAEALASYARQRRMLGQAVGSLEPALDEASLIVCATTSPTPVLLRAPDRAFIAAVGAYRPEMAEVGPEVVRQAALYVDTLEGARAEAGDLLQAGVDWNQVQPLARALHQPKPGGRVLFKSVGHALWDLAAARLAISSLGIQ
- the cutA gene encoding divalent-cation tolerance protein CutA, translating into MYLTVFCTVPDLKSGRRIAQAVVHEGLAACVNLLPGLTSIYRWQGQMEETSEVLLLIKTRQEHYGALEARIKELHPYQVPEIIALKIETGLKSYLDWITQST
- a CDS encoding magnesium transporter CorA family protein, which translates into the protein MIRAKQLSDGAACGLLESQVWVDVETPSPEELALIQKHYPLNPLALADAQEIGHWSRFEEYPKHLFLIFRTLETPHNAHSRTERVSYFYFPETQVLLTYRNEPVDYLEQIWNSFRGGACLRLWQRLLDQGVQTFFEYTDALTDRVEDLEELALDGDNTSETPRKVFAGRREVLRVRRLVSQAREALLHLERLPLLGAEAYLFRDLTDRMGRVYEGLDAARDELSNVLEVHLSAQNNRLNRVVQALTVISVLFLPMTLWAGIYGTNFEAFTEYQWAGGRLYFWGGLLLIGGGLAFWMKRRNWW